Proteins encoded together in one Lysinibacter cavernae window:
- a CDS encoding Rv2578c family radical SAM protein — protein sequence MRWNAQSTTAEQDNALPGLATLNNLVRSVQTPEFAGVTFHEILAKSALNRVPGQSSMPFGWTVNPYRGCSHACVYCFARPTHTYLDFDAGKDFDTQVVVKVNVAEVLEREVRKASWGRHPVALGTNTDPYQRAEGKYQLMPGIIDALAGSGTPLSVLTKGVLLRRDIPKLVEASQQVPVDIAMSIAIFDPELQRSIEPGTPTAAARLATVRAATDAGLNCSVFMMPILPGLTDSAEHLDDALSRIKAAGATSVLYTALHLRPGVKPWFLEWLRHTHPELIGLYARLFPGAAAYAPEGYRRWLAARIKPLIASHGLRRGLEDPATGGVRSRALDSAAVAEGSALQAARRSRVRMLPATSEPRTGLPAPMSQVDGRSEGPVFPSLELGPQPTLF from the coding sequence ATGAGATGGAATGCGCAGTCAACAACAGCAGAGCAAGACAACGCGCTGCCGGGGCTCGCGACCCTCAATAATCTGGTCCGCAGCGTGCAAACGCCCGAATTTGCCGGGGTCACCTTCCACGAGATTTTGGCAAAGAGTGCGCTCAATCGAGTCCCAGGTCAGTCGAGCATGCCCTTCGGCTGGACCGTCAACCCCTACCGTGGCTGCTCTCACGCGTGCGTCTACTGCTTTGCCCGCCCAACGCACACGTACCTCGACTTTGATGCCGGCAAAGATTTTGATACGCAGGTCGTGGTGAAGGTCAATGTGGCTGAGGTCTTGGAACGTGAGGTGCGTAAAGCATCGTGGGGTCGGCATCCCGTTGCGCTTGGCACCAACACTGACCCGTATCAGCGGGCTGAGGGCAAGTATCAGCTCATGCCCGGCATCATCGACGCGCTCGCTGGCTCAGGCACCCCACTGTCGGTGCTCACAAAAGGCGTGCTCTTGCGCCGAGATATTCCCAAACTTGTTGAGGCGTCACAGCAGGTGCCTGTCGATATCGCCATGTCTATTGCCATCTTTGATCCTGAGCTGCAGCGCTCCATCGAACCAGGCACTCCAACTGCAGCCGCGCGGCTCGCGACGGTGCGCGCCGCAACCGACGCCGGTCTCAACTGTTCGGTGTTTATGATGCCGATCTTGCCGGGGCTCACCGACAGCGCCGAGCATCTCGACGATGCTCTCAGCCGAATCAAAGCTGCCGGCGCCACAAGCGTGTTGTATACGGCGCTGCACCTTCGGCCAGGCGTCAAACCGTGGTTTTTGGAATGGCTGCGCCATACTCACCCCGAACTCATCGGGCTCTACGCCCGCCTCTTTCCCGGTGCCGCTGCGTACGCGCCAGAGGGGTATCGCCGCTGGCTCGCGGCACGTATCAAGCCGCTTATCGCCTCGCACGGGCTGCGGCGCGGACTCGAAGATCCGGCAACCGGTGGGGTGCGTTCGCGCGCCCTCGATTCGGCCGCGGTCGCCGAGGGCTCGGCGCTCCAGGCCGCACGCCGCTCCCGCGTGCGGATGCTGCCTGCCACGAGCGAGCCTCGAACTGGGCTTCCCGCACCGATGTCTCAGGTGGATGGCCGCTCAGAGGGTCCAGTGTTTCCGTCACTTGAGCTCGGGCCGCAGCCCACGCTTTTTTAG
- a CDS encoding dicarboxylate/amino acid:cation symporter: MTSSSSAAPTAAQKTRKLPRWATSFGPQITIALVLGVIVGLIAREMGMDGEGPNWLTGTLSTIGGAYVSLLQVMVAPLVFTAVVSSISNLSKVSNAARLATQTIIWFAITALIAVAIGIAIGIIAQPGGSASVEMSDAAAPSKTGSWWAFFTSLVPQNILGLGASTMVTETDGILAGTTSLRVNVLQLLVIAIAIGIAALKVGEKAQPFLRLNESALAVVQKVLWWVIRLAPIGTLALIGNAVASYGWEALGKLGVFSISIYVGLAIVMFVVYPLLARVHGLSIGRFFSGVWPAVQLGFVSRSSLGTLPLTQRVTERNLGVPREYASFAVPLGATTKMDGCAAIYPAIAAIFIAQFYGIDLTISQYLLIALVSVLGSTATAGTTGATVMLTLTLSTVGLPLEGVGLLLAVEPIIDMGRTALNVAGQALVPTIVAKREGILNEELYNAPRNGNPFADEDLIHEADPTEHEPAAR; this comes from the coding sequence ATGACATCCTCATCGTCTGCTGCGCCGACCGCAGCCCAAAAGACACGCAAACTCCCCCGTTGGGCAACCTCCTTCGGCCCGCAGATCACCATCGCACTCGTGCTCGGCGTGATCGTTGGCCTCATCGCCCGCGAAATGGGCATGGACGGCGAAGGACCAAACTGGCTTACCGGCACACTCAGCACCATCGGCGGTGCCTACGTGTCGCTCCTCCAGGTCATGGTTGCCCCGCTCGTCTTCACCGCAGTCGTCAGCTCGATCTCAAATCTCAGTAAAGTCTCAAATGCAGCCCGCCTTGCCACGCAGACCATCATCTGGTTTGCCATCACGGCGCTCATCGCTGTCGCCATCGGAATCGCCATCGGCATCATCGCCCAGCCTGGAGGCAGCGCCTCTGTTGAGATGTCAGATGCGGCGGCGCCGTCAAAGACCGGTTCGTGGTGGGCCTTCTTCACGAGCCTCGTGCCTCAGAACATCCTCGGACTCGGCGCCTCAACTATGGTGACCGAAACGGACGGCATTCTTGCGGGAACCACAAGCCTCCGAGTCAACGTTCTCCAGCTGCTTGTCATCGCCATTGCCATCGGCATCGCGGCCCTCAAGGTTGGCGAAAAAGCCCAGCCGTTCCTTCGCCTCAACGAGTCAGCCCTCGCGGTTGTGCAGAAGGTTCTCTGGTGGGTCATCCGCCTCGCCCCCATCGGAACGCTTGCGCTGATCGGAAACGCCGTTGCCAGCTACGGATGGGAAGCGCTCGGCAAGCTCGGCGTCTTCAGCATCTCCATCTACGTTGGTCTCGCCATTGTCATGTTTGTGGTCTACCCACTGCTCGCCCGCGTGCACGGCCTGTCAATCGGAAGGTTCTTCTCCGGCGTATGGCCTGCCGTGCAGCTCGGATTCGTCTCGCGCTCGTCGCTCGGAACCCTTCCGCTCACGCAGCGCGTCACCGAACGCAACCTTGGCGTTCCGCGTGAGTACGCATCCTTCGCCGTGCCCCTCGGCGCCACAACAAAGATGGACGGCTGCGCCGCGATCTACCCGGCAATCGCCGCGATCTTCATCGCCCAGTTCTACGGCATTGATCTCACGATCTCGCAGTACCTGCTCATCGCGCTCGTCTCGGTGCTCGGCTCGACCGCAACCGCAGGCACCACGGGAGCAACCGTGATGCTCACGCTGACCCTGTCAACGGTCGGCCTCCCCCTTGAGGGCGTTGGACTCCTGCTCGCGGTTGAGCCCATCATCGACATGGGACGCACCGCACTCAACGTCGCCGGCCAGGCGCTCGTCCCAACGATCGTGGCAAAGCGTGAGGGCATCCTCAACGAAGAGCTCTACAACGCTCCCCGCAACGGCAACCCGTTTGCCGATGAGGACCTCATCCACGAGGCAGACCCAACCGAGCACGAGCCAGCGGCTCGCTAG
- a CDS encoding dihydrofolate reductase family protein — translation MGKLIMYGSVSVDGFIADNSDMPGPLFDWLTHGDVPLDESGVLNVSQASFDYTRPYWDQIAVTIVGRHVFDLTEGWDGVPPSGVENVVVVTHRPPPDSWDPEAPFEFVGDIEAAVSRAQELAGDRLVEVSAGDVGGQVFAAGFVDEVRMDVAPVVFGSGKRFFGPVSSQHVLDDPADVIQGAGVLHLRYPVRR, via the coding sequence ATGGGCAAGCTCATCATGTACGGCTCAGTTTCGGTCGACGGCTTCATCGCTGACAACAGCGATATGCCGGGGCCGCTCTTCGACTGGTTGACTCACGGCGACGTGCCGTTGGACGAGAGCGGAGTCTTGAACGTTTCGCAGGCGTCTTTCGATTACACGCGCCCGTATTGGGATCAGATTGCGGTGACGATTGTTGGCCGCCATGTCTTTGACCTGACGGAAGGCTGGGACGGCGTGCCCCCAAGCGGGGTCGAAAACGTGGTCGTTGTGACCCACCGGCCTCCACCCGACAGTTGGGACCCCGAAGCACCCTTTGAATTTGTTGGTGATATCGAGGCCGCAGTCTCGCGCGCTCAGGAACTCGCGGGCGACCGCCTGGTCGAGGTATCCGCTGGCGACGTTGGCGGCCAAGTATTTGCCGCCGGCTTTGTTGACGAGGTACGAATGGATGTTGCGCCTGTCGTGTTCGGGTCAGGCAAACGGTTCTTCGGGCCGGTCAGTTCGCAACACGTGCTTGACGATCCCGCCGACGTTATTCAGGGTGCCGGAGTGCTTCACCTCCGCTACCCCGTACGTCGATAG
- a CDS encoding RES family NAD+ phosphorylase, with protein sequence MQLYRVVPYLPNAKIGEPGHPTYLHHPQGAGRWDNPTLYDTWYLSTTPDGAIGEIFGDLPQWSEGMFEFPPLPGARRALATFSLPDATRILDLDDASQLAKRNIRPSQLVARNRGYTHGVAERIVAEREADGTTAWTGVSWWSIQSPLWTNIAIFVPRSERSPLSLSGVEPLDLATSAVREAARTLVRPVRP encoded by the coding sequence ATGCAGCTCTATAGGGTCGTTCCCTACCTTCCGAATGCCAAGATCGGCGAGCCTGGGCATCCAACGTACCTCCACCACCCACAGGGTGCCGGGCGCTGGGACAACCCAACGCTCTACGACACGTGGTATCTCTCAACAACGCCAGACGGTGCGATCGGCGAAATCTTCGGCGACCTCCCGCAGTGGAGCGAGGGCATGTTTGAGTTTCCGCCCCTGCCAGGAGCGCGACGAGCACTCGCGACCTTCTCGCTTCCGGATGCCACGCGCATCCTTGATCTTGATGACGCCAGCCAGCTCGCCAAACGCAATATTCGGCCAAGCCAGCTTGTTGCGCGTAACCGTGGCTACACGCACGGGGTTGCCGAGCGCATCGTTGCTGAGCGTGAGGCGGACGGCACCACCGCCTGGACCGGCGTTTCCTGGTGGTCGATTCAATCGCCGTTGTGGACCAATATCGCGATCTTTGTGCCAAGAAGCGAGCGGTCGCCGCTGAGCCTTTCCGGTGTCGAACCTCTCGATCTTGCGACGAGCGCTGTTCGCGAGGCCGCAAGGACGCTCGTTCGACCGGTTCGCCCGTAG
- a CDS encoding DNA-3-methyladenine glycosylase — translation MSRREQDAGAERVVNADRHRHIGVDREFFERDALVVAPQLLGAFVTTRIQGQGTVTARITEVEAYHGLGTGSRPDPGSHARMGQTPRNRVMFGEPGHVYVYQSYGIHSAANLVCSPAGMASGVLLRAAEIVDGIEIARARRIPGAAPRDLARGPGRLAQALGLFHHIHNGTDAIAGDIVSVRLDPAYVTNAGGAVASGPRVGVSGTAGSFEYPWRFWIAGDPTVSSYRPGKNVPKGPGSPRS, via the coding sequence GTGAGTCGTCGCGAGCAGGATGCGGGTGCCGAGCGTGTCGTCAATGCCGACCGCCATCGCCATATCGGCGTCGATCGCGAGTTTTTCGAACGCGACGCCCTTGTTGTTGCGCCGCAGCTGCTTGGGGCGTTTGTCACGACCCGCATCCAAGGGCAAGGGACCGTCACTGCCCGGATCACCGAGGTAGAGGCCTATCACGGGCTCGGCACAGGAAGCCGCCCGGATCCCGGCTCGCACGCACGGATGGGCCAAACTCCGCGTAATAGGGTCATGTTTGGCGAACCTGGACACGTTTACGTCTATCAGTCATACGGTATCCACAGTGCGGCCAACCTCGTCTGCTCTCCAGCGGGTATGGCGTCTGGAGTGCTCTTGCGGGCGGCTGAGATCGTTGACGGCATTGAGATTGCACGCGCTCGCCGGATACCTGGTGCCGCGCCCCGCGACCTGGCACGCGGGCCCGGCCGGCTGGCGCAGGCGCTTGGGCTGTTCCATCACATCCATAACGGCACGGATGCCATCGCTGGCGACATCGTTTCGGTGCGGCTCGACCCCGCTTATGTGACCAATGCTGGCGGTGCTGTCGCCTCTGGTCCCCGTGTTGGGGTGAGCGGAACCGCCGGGTCGTTCGAGTATCCTTGGCGGTTCTGGATCGCAGGAGACCCGACCGTTTCGTCGTATCGGCCAGGGAAGAATGTTCCGAAGGGCCCAGGCTCACCTCGGTCATAA
- a CDS encoding VanZ family protein, with the protein MSDPVAPALIAIVLGVGLAIVLLVPFVAVSYRRRGKTGAWWMLGWFALLVYVVALWAYTLLPLPSDSYACVGTQLVPFASLADAQTYPHASIGELLRNPAIQQVVLNIALFAPLGFLLRSMFRRGIIVATVGGFGASLLIELTQLTGVWGIFPCAYRLFDVDDLMANTLGALIGSLVALVVVRRRNTSQVAATPRPVTAGRRLLGMLCDVLIVGILGSVLAVGFRAVELYLLGIPFDRLNTTVETWLAVGVPLAAQLASVLITGSTLGEHVVLLRGRAAGLPPVLGRPLRFVFGIGGYGILSASLFPSSALLLVILCTATLITLWASKNHRGLACVLSGMTVVDARGTIDEDTSEQVTKLSN; encoded by the coding sequence GTGTCAGATCCAGTTGCCCCAGCCCTCATCGCCATTGTTCTTGGCGTTGGCCTCGCCATTGTGTTGCTCGTGCCGTTTGTGGCTGTGAGCTATCGCCGGAGGGGTAAGACGGGGGCCTGGTGGATGCTTGGCTGGTTCGCCCTGCTCGTCTACGTCGTCGCACTCTGGGCGTATACGCTGCTGCCGCTTCCCTCTGACAGCTACGCCTGCGTTGGCACCCAGCTCGTACCGTTTGCCTCGCTCGCCGACGCGCAAACGTACCCACACGCATCCATTGGCGAACTGCTTCGGAACCCGGCCATCCAACAGGTTGTACTCAACATCGCATTATTTGCGCCGCTCGGGTTTCTGCTGCGCAGCATGTTCCGCAGGGGCATCATCGTCGCCACCGTTGGCGGATTTGGTGCCTCGCTTCTGATCGAACTCACGCAGCTCACTGGCGTGTGGGGCATTTTCCCGTGCGCGTACCGGCTGTTCGATGTGGACGATCTCATGGCAAACACGCTCGGGGCCCTCATCGGATCACTCGTCGCCCTCGTCGTTGTCAGGCGAAGGAACACCTCACAGGTGGCTGCAACCCCGAGACCAGTCACGGCCGGCAGGCGTCTGCTTGGGATGCTGTGCGACGTGCTCATCGTTGGCATCCTCGGTTCGGTACTTGCCGTAGGCTTCCGCGCGGTCGAGTTGTATCTACTCGGCATCCCCTTTGACCGTCTCAACACGACGGTCGAGACCTGGCTCGCAGTTGGCGTCCCCCTCGCCGCGCAGCTCGCCTCGGTACTTATTACCGGCTCAACTCTTGGCGAGCACGTGGTACTCCTGAGGGGGCGCGCGGCCGGCCTTCCACCCGTTCTTGGCCGTCCCCTTCGCTTTGTCTTTGGGATTGGCGGCTACGGCATCCTGAGCGCGTCGCTTTTCCCGTCAAGCGCACTCTTGCTGGTTATCCTGTGTACGGCGACCCTCATCACGCTGTGGGCGTCAAAGAACCACAGGGGCCTCGCCTGCGTCCTCTCAGGGATGACGGTTGTTGATGCGCGTGGCACCATTGATGAAGACACCAGCGAGCAGGTTACGAAGCTGTCGAACTAA
- a CDS encoding antitoxin Xre/MbcA/ParS toxin-binding domain-containing protein gives MASSRTSASLSQPLATVTAVRPRATNVFPLHAAQERTEFLIGILGSNKALADLLNVSPSQPSRWRSGKEVPSPQSGRELIDLDYVLARASQVWPPAVALQWLEGHNSFLGGARPIDVLRSSGAAEVIEALDGALAGAYA, from the coding sequence ATGGCCAGTTCACGAACGTCGGCATCTTTGTCGCAGCCCCTCGCAACCGTCACCGCGGTCAGGCCACGCGCCACCAACGTGTTTCCACTGCATGCCGCGCAGGAGCGCACCGAGTTTCTCATTGGCATCCTCGGCAGCAACAAGGCACTCGCCGACCTCCTCAACGTATCGCCGAGCCAGCCGAGTCGCTGGCGCAGCGGCAAAGAAGTACCGAGCCCGCAGTCAGGTCGCGAACTCATCGATCTCGATTACGTGCTTGCTCGGGCATCACAGGTCTGGCCCCCGGCCGTCGCGCTGCAGTGGCTCGAAGGCCACAACAGCTTCCTCGGCGGGGCGCGGCCGATCGACGTGCTCCGCAGCAGCGGGGCTGCTGAAGTAATCGAGGCGCTCGATGGCGCGCTGGCTGGCGCCTACGCCTAG
- a CDS encoding putative leader peptide, producing MSVYLTSRRHVDLCRLRSSL from the coding sequence ATGTCCGTTTACCTCACCTCTCGCCGCCACGTTGACCTCTGTCGACTGCGCAGCTCCTTGTGA
- a CDS encoding alpha/beta fold hydrolase, which yields MTRGFASNPSDNVRIAYEVDDGTAEATSRHRETVLFVHGSGLSKASWRGLGYVRALRDEYRVATIDLRGHGQSDRPHTVDSYSRERFLGDLEAVIDAVSPGHPVHLIGYSVGARLALELAAASPERLLSAVMLGGSSAPMRGQVGKLFFPDYLEALRVGGMSAFIEGWQEHAGRPLDASTRGVFERNDPLALAAYFERSDDEPGLSDDELRRIHTPALWIVGEHDHPRLEHSVHAATVMGARCEVLQGRNHGSTLGPAEPVIELIRPFLHEHAEVGQRS from the coding sequence ATGACCAGAGGATTTGCGAGTAACCCAAGCGACAACGTTCGTATCGCCTACGAAGTCGACGACGGTACTGCAGAAGCAACATCCCGCCACCGCGAAACCGTCCTCTTTGTGCATGGTTCCGGCCTGAGCAAAGCCAGCTGGCGTGGCCTTGGCTACGTGCGGGCCCTTCGCGACGAATATCGAGTTGCCACTATCGACCTGCGAGGGCACGGGCAGAGCGACCGACCCCACACGGTTGACAGCTACTCTCGCGAGCGCTTCCTTGGTGACCTTGAAGCCGTGATTGATGCGGTGTCGCCCGGGCATCCAGTGCACCTCATCGGCTACTCGGTTGGCGCGCGCCTCGCCCTCGAGCTCGCTGCCGCCTCGCCCGAACGGCTCTTGAGCGCCGTCATGCTCGGCGGTTCAAGCGCGCCGATGCGTGGCCAAGTTGGCAAACTCTTTTTTCCTGATTATCTCGAAGCGCTGAGGGTCGGTGGGATGAGCGCGTTTATCGAAGGCTGGCAAGAACACGCTGGGCGGCCGCTCGACGCCTCAACCAGGGGAGTGTTTGAGCGCAACGACCCACTCGCGCTCGCAGCCTACTTTGAGCGGAGCGACGACGAACCTGGGCTGAGCGATGATGAGCTCAGGCGTATCCACACTCCAGCGCTGTGGATCGTTGGCGAACATGACCACCCTCGGCTCGAACACTCCGTGCATGCCGCGACGGTGATGGGAGCTCGCTGCGAAGTCTTGCAGGGGCGCAACCACGGCTCAACGCTCGGACCGGCCGAGCCCGTTATTGAACTTATCCGGCCGTTTCTCCACGAGCACGCCGAGGTGGGGCAGCGCTCGTGA
- a CDS encoding MFS transporter encodes MTHAATTSIETTAVFAEPTRRVSGRWIALFAMAWLGVWMAQLTPIQLLLPTQVQEQLKTDYWVDNVVAFGVVSGLAGLCALVAFPLTGALSDRTTSRFGRRRPWIASGALLFGAGLFVLGLQTTMVGIGIFWCLSLTGFCVLTSALTATISDQVPVNQRGYVSGWLSAPQAVGAVLGILLALTLFVGTFMGYAAVGVLLIILVAPFLWVPDAVLTKAQRKPLTVRGILSDLWISPRKYPDFGWTLLSRVLVNFGNAFSTSLTLYFLAFGLNDKNSEDHMFILLLIYTVFVVVSALMMGAWSDRLERRKLFVFASSALQALGALLLVFFPSLEVGMVSSAMFGAGYGCFLAVDQALATQVLPDPETRGKDLGIMNIATAVPQALAPLLGAIVVAMVAGFQGLYIMASLFALAGALAVSRVRSVR; translated from the coding sequence ATGACGCACGCAGCAACGACAAGTATCGAAACCACCGCGGTCTTTGCAGAGCCAACCCGTCGGGTGAGCGGGCGCTGGATCGCCCTGTTCGCGATGGCATGGCTTGGGGTGTGGATGGCGCAGCTGACGCCTATCCAACTCTTGCTGCCAACCCAAGTCCAGGAACAGCTCAAAACCGATTACTGGGTTGATAACGTTGTGGCCTTTGGCGTTGTCTCTGGCCTGGCCGGACTGTGTGCGCTTGTGGCATTCCCTCTGACGGGCGCACTGTCTGACCGCACGACGAGCAGATTCGGGCGCCGCCGGCCATGGATCGCCTCCGGCGCCCTTCTCTTTGGTGCCGGGCTCTTTGTCCTCGGGCTCCAAACGACCATGGTTGGCATCGGCATCTTTTGGTGTCTGTCGCTCACCGGATTTTGTGTGCTCACGTCGGCGCTCACCGCAACGATTAGCGATCAGGTGCCGGTCAACCAGCGAGGGTACGTTTCTGGCTGGCTGAGTGCGCCGCAGGCGGTTGGTGCGGTGCTTGGTATTCTGCTCGCGCTGACCCTGTTTGTCGGAACGTTCATGGGGTACGCGGCGGTTGGTGTCCTGCTCATCATCCTTGTTGCCCCTTTCTTGTGGGTCCCGGATGCCGTGCTCACGAAGGCGCAGCGCAAGCCACTCACCGTGCGGGGCATCCTCAGCGACCTCTGGATTAGCCCGCGCAAATACCCGGACTTCGGCTGGACGCTGCTCAGCCGCGTGCTCGTGAACTTCGGCAATGCGTTCAGTACGTCGCTGACGCTCTATTTCTTGGCGTTTGGACTGAACGACAAGAACTCCGAAGATCACATGTTTATTTTGCTGCTGATCTATACCGTGTTTGTGGTGGTTTCGGCGCTCATGATGGGGGCGTGGTCAGACAGGTTAGAGCGGCGAAAACTATTTGTCTTTGCCTCATCCGCGTTGCAGGCCCTCGGTGCGCTGCTGCTGGTGTTTTTCCCATCGCTTGAGGTAGGGATGGTCTCGTCTGCCATGTTTGGCGCTGGCTATGGATGCTTCCTCGCTGTCGACCAGGCCCTCGCAACCCAGGTGCTTCCCGACCCCGAAACTCGCGGCAAAGACCTTGGCATCATGAACATCGCGACGGCCGTTCCGCAAGCCCTTGCCCCGTTACTCGGGGCGATCGTGGTGGCGATGGTCGCTGGATTCCAGGGCCTTTACATCATGGCGAGCCTTTTTGCGCTGGCAGGCGCCCTCGCGGTTTCGCGCGTTCGCTCCGTGCGCTGA
- a CDS encoding shikimate kinase: MSINDTTVNNGSQPSDDRHKAIVFIGPTGVGKSAIGQAFAHSRDIGFVDSDAVFVERFGSIPAFFAEHGEIAFREREAIIVADILARPPFDGPYVLSVGGGAILNPDTRALIAKHTVVWLDTELEFVLPRLLGQPDRPLLTGDVAAQWQRIADERRHLYEESATLRFDASTGSVDELVQRISLALMG; this comes from the coding sequence ATGAGTATCAATGACACGACCGTCAACAACGGCTCTCAGCCATCTGACGATCGCCACAAAGCGATCGTGTTTATCGGCCCAACTGGTGTCGGGAAATCCGCAATCGGCCAGGCCTTTGCGCACAGCCGTGATATCGGTTTTGTTGACAGCGATGCCGTGTTTGTTGAGCGATTTGGCAGCATTCCAGCATTTTTCGCCGAGCACGGCGAGATTGCGTTTCGTGAACGCGAGGCCATTATTGTCGCCGATATTCTTGCTCGGCCGCCGTTTGACGGGCCATACGTGCTTTCGGTTGGCGGCGGAGCAATCCTGAACCCGGATACCAGGGCGTTGATTGCCAAGCACACTGTTGTGTGGCTTGATACGGAGCTCGAGTTTGTTCTGCCTCGGCTGCTTGGTCAGCCGGACCGCCCGTTGCTGACCGGCGATGTTGCGGCCCAGTGGCAGCGTATTGCTGACGAACGCAGGCACCTGTATGAAGAGAGTGCAACGCTGCGGTTTGACGCGAGCACCGGTTCCGTCGACGAACTGGTTCAGCGCATCAGCCTCGCGCTTATGGGTTAG